A genomic region of Paroedura picta isolate Pp20150507F chromosome 4, Ppicta_v3.0, whole genome shotgun sequence contains the following coding sequences:
- the LOC143836516 gene encoding ammonium transporter Rh type A-like isoform X2, whose protein sequence is MSKVFSTSLRCRLPVLLFFFQGALLVLFALFVTYDEHTDAASQPPDADPSANQLYAIFSLFQDIQLMLLVGLGLLLAFMKGYGISAVAYNFLMANFATQWALIVQGFVYHYHQGKIHLGLYNILTAEFAAVTVLISAGAILGHTSSLQLLLMALCEVPLYVACEWLTVSHFRVVDIGGTITLHIFACYFGLGVSLALYRPGLQEGHPKAVPSYLSDFLSLVGTIILWVFWPSFIAALIRQGDAQHRAVLHTWITLSASALTSFATSSLLDKKGKLTLGHLQNATLAGGVAIGAVADMAITPTGAFAMGILSALACILGFQYMTPFLASKIRLQDHCGIHNLHGLPGIIGAMGGIAAILLIPDENYGLQLYQVFPPRAPPLDNTTMAEAASTGQELGRTASRQALYQVAGLGSSFIISLAGGFLTGLVLRLPFLGQPPDDLCFDDSLYFKIPRLTEALHAGPSHEDLQMPLKDHDYQLQDSTVQMSANL, encoded by the coding sequence ATGTCCAAGGTCTTCTCTACCAGCCTCCGCTGCCGATTGCCCGTCCTGCTGTTCTTCTTCCAGGGTGCCCTGCTGGTGCTCTTTGCTCTCTTTGTGACTTACGACGAACACACGGACGCTGCTTCGCAGCCTCCTGATGCCGATCCAAGCGCCAATCAGCTGTACGCCATCTTCTCTCTGTTCCAGGACATCCAGCTGATGTTGCTGGTGGGCCTGGGCCTCCTGCTGGCGTTCATGAAGGGCTACGGGATCAGTGCTGTCGCCTATAACTTCCTGATGGCCAACTTTGCCACTCAGTGGGCCCTGATTGTCCAGGGCTTCGTATACCACTACCACCAGGGGAAGATCCACCTTGGCCTTTACAACATCCTCACTGCTGAATTTGCAGCTGTAACCGTTCTAATCTCGGCGGGGGCGATCCTGGGCCACACGAGCTCCCTCCAGCTTCTCCTCATGGCCCTGTGCGAAGTCCCCCTCTACGTGGCCTGCGAGTGGTTGACCGTAAGTCACTTCCGAGTTGTGGACATCGGAGGAACCATAACGCTCCACATCTTTGCTTGCTATTTCGGCCTAGGGGTCTCCCTCGCCCTGTACCGGCCAGGCCTGCAGGAAGGACACCCAAAGGCAGTCCCCTCTTATCTCTCGGACTTCCTTTCCTTGGTGGGAACCATAATCCTTTGGGTCTTCTGGCCCAGCTTCATTGCCGCCCTCATCCGGCAAGGTGACGCCCAGCACAGAGCAGTGCTCCACACGTGGATCACCCTCAGCGCCAGCGCCTTGACCTCCTTTGCTACCTCCAGCCTCCTCGATAAGAAAGGCaagctgaccttgggccacctGCAGAATGCCACGTTGGCCGGAGGAGTGGCCATTGGTGCTGTAGCAGACATGGCTATTACCCCCACTGGAGCATTTGCCATGGGCATCCTTTCTGCTCTGGCCTGTATCCTGGGCTTCCAATACATGACCCCCTTCTTGGCCTCGAAAATCCGCCTCCAGGACCACTGCGGCATCCACAACCTTCATGGCCTGCCAGGTATCATTGGCGCCATGGGGGGAATTGCAGCCATCTTGTTAATACCCGATGAGAACTACGGACTCCAGCTGTACCAGGTCTTCCCTCCACGGGCCCCACCTCTAGACAACACCACCATGGCCGAGGCGGCCTCAACGGGGCAGGAACTGGGAAGGACGGCCTCACGGCAAGCTCTCTACCAGGTCGCTGGCCTCGGATCGTCCTTCATCATATCCCTCGCCGGGGGATTCCTCACTGGGTTGGTTTTGAGGCTCCCCTTCTTAGGCCAGCCACCCGACGACCTCTGCTTTGATGACAGTCTTTACTTTAAGATCCCGAGACTGACGGAGGCCTTGCATGCCGGCCCATCTCATGAGGACCTTCAAATGCCTCTAAAAGATCATGATTATCAGCTGCAGGACTCAACAGTCCAAATGTCTGCAAATCTCTAG
- the LOC143836516 gene encoding ammonium transporter Rh type A-like isoform X1: protein MQDHLNSPRDRMSKVFSTSLRCRLPVLLFFFQGALLVLFALFVTYDEHTDAASQPPDADPSANQLYAIFSLFQDIQLMLLVGLGLLLAFMKGYGISAVAYNFLMANFATQWALIVQGFVYHYHQGKIHLGLYNILTAEFAAVTVLISAGAILGHTSSLQLLLMALCEVPLYVACEWLTVSHFRVVDIGGTITLHIFACYFGLGVSLALYRPGLQEGHPKAVPSYLSDFLSLVGTIILWVFWPSFIAALIRQGDAQHRAVLHTWITLSASALTSFATSSLLDKKGKLTLGHLQNATLAGGVAIGAVADMAITPTGAFAMGILSALACILGFQYMTPFLASKIRLQDHCGIHNLHGLPGIIGAMGGIAAILLIPDENYGLQLYQVFPPRAPPLDNTTMAEAASTGQELGRTASRQALYQVAGLGSSFIISLAGGFLTGLVLRLPFLGQPPDDLCFDDSLYFKIPRLTEALHAGPSHEDLQMPLKDHDYQLQDSTVQMSANL from the coding sequence GATCACCTCAACAGTCCACGGGACAGGATGTCCAAGGTCTTCTCTACCAGCCTCCGCTGCCGATTGCCCGTCCTGCTGTTCTTCTTCCAGGGTGCCCTGCTGGTGCTCTTTGCTCTCTTTGTGACTTACGACGAACACACGGACGCTGCTTCGCAGCCTCCTGATGCCGATCCAAGCGCCAATCAGCTGTACGCCATCTTCTCTCTGTTCCAGGACATCCAGCTGATGTTGCTGGTGGGCCTGGGCCTCCTGCTGGCGTTCATGAAGGGCTACGGGATCAGTGCTGTCGCCTATAACTTCCTGATGGCCAACTTTGCCACTCAGTGGGCCCTGATTGTCCAGGGCTTCGTATACCACTACCACCAGGGGAAGATCCACCTTGGCCTTTACAACATCCTCACTGCTGAATTTGCAGCTGTAACCGTTCTAATCTCGGCGGGGGCGATCCTGGGCCACACGAGCTCCCTCCAGCTTCTCCTCATGGCCCTGTGCGAAGTCCCCCTCTACGTGGCCTGCGAGTGGTTGACCGTAAGTCACTTCCGAGTTGTGGACATCGGAGGAACCATAACGCTCCACATCTTTGCTTGCTATTTCGGCCTAGGGGTCTCCCTCGCCCTGTACCGGCCAGGCCTGCAGGAAGGACACCCAAAGGCAGTCCCCTCTTATCTCTCGGACTTCCTTTCCTTGGTGGGAACCATAATCCTTTGGGTCTTCTGGCCCAGCTTCATTGCCGCCCTCATCCGGCAAGGTGACGCCCAGCACAGAGCAGTGCTCCACACGTGGATCACCCTCAGCGCCAGCGCCTTGACCTCCTTTGCTACCTCCAGCCTCCTCGATAAGAAAGGCaagctgaccttgggccacctGCAGAATGCCACGTTGGCCGGAGGAGTGGCCATTGGTGCTGTAGCAGACATGGCTATTACCCCCACTGGAGCATTTGCCATGGGCATCCTTTCTGCTCTGGCCTGTATCCTGGGCTTCCAATACATGACCCCCTTCTTGGCCTCGAAAATCCGCCTCCAGGACCACTGCGGCATCCACAACCTTCATGGCCTGCCAGGTATCATTGGCGCCATGGGGGGAATTGCAGCCATCTTGTTAATACCCGATGAGAACTACGGACTCCAGCTGTACCAGGTCTTCCCTCCACGGGCCCCACCTCTAGACAACACCACCATGGCCGAGGCGGCCTCAACGGGGCAGGAACTGGGAAGGACGGCCTCACGGCAAGCTCTCTACCAGGTCGCTGGCCTCGGATCGTCCTTCATCATATCCCTCGCCGGGGGATTCCTCACTGGGTTGGTTTTGAGGCTCCCCTTCTTAGGCCAGCCACCCGACGACCTCTGCTTTGATGACAGTCTTTACTTTAAGATCCCGAGACTGACGGAGGCCTTGCATGCCGGCCCATCTCATGAGGACCTTCAAATGCCTCTAAAAGATCATGATTATCAGCTGCAGGACTCAACAGTCCAAATGTCTGCAAATCTCTAG